The genomic region ACGCCGCCGACCGCCACCGAGATCAGGTCCCGGTCGGCGGGCTCGCCAGCCTTGCCGACCGCCATGACGATGCGGCCCCAGTTGGCGTCCTCGCCGGCGATCGCGGTCTTGACCAGCGGGGAATTGGCGATCGCCATCGCCACCCGCTTCGCCGAACCGGAGGAAACCGCCCCGGTCACGTCGATGCGCACCAGCTTCTGCGCCCCCTCGCCGTCACGCACCACCTGCAGCGCGAGATCGAGCAGCAGGTCATCGAGTGCCGCCTTGAACTCGCGCAGCATCCGGCCGCCCTCGGGCGGCACGCGGGGATGCTTCGCCTGGCCGGTGGCAAACAGCAGCACGGTGTCGGAAGTGGAGGTGTCGGAATCGACGGTGGTGCAGTTGAAGCTGCCCGCCACGCCCTTCTGCAGCAGCGATTGCAGCACCGCCGCCGGCAGTTTCGCGTCGGTGAAGACGAAGCACAGCATGGTCGCCATGTCCGGCGCGATCATGCCGCTGCCCTTGGCGAAGCCCTGGATGGTCACTTCGGTATCACCGATCCGGACGCGGCGCACCGCCCCCTTGGGGAAGGTGTCGGTGGTCATGATGCCGCGCGCGGCCGCTTCCCAGGCATCGTCATGCAGGGAGGCATGCAGCGCCGGCAGGGCGGCGGTGAGGCGCTCATGCGGCAGCACCTCGCCGATCACGCCGGTGCTGGCCAGCATCACCTCGCGCGGCCGGCAGCCGATCAGCGCCGCCGCGGCCTCGGCCGAGGCCTTGGCCGCCTCGGCCCCGGCCCGGCCGGTGAAGACATTGGCGTTGCCGGCGTTGATGACGACGCCGCGTGCCTTGCCCCCCTTCAGCGCCGCCCGGCACCAGTCGACCGGCGCGCCGGGGCAGCGGTTGCGGGTGAACACGCCCGCCGCGGTGGTGCCTGGCGTGAGCTCCACCATCACCAGGTCCGTCCGCCCGCGGTAGCGGATGCCGGCGGCGGCGGCGCCAAGGCGCACACCCGCGAGCGGCGCGAGCGACGGCAGCGGAACGGCAAGCGGCGAAACGGCGGGTGGCATGGTCGGCAGTCCTTAGGTGGTAAGTGGATCTGAAAGCTACTTGGCGGGGGCCGGCGGCGGCTCGGCGCCGTCGGTCGCGCGCGGCATCATGCCGTCCAGGTTGAACTTTTCCACCTTCACCCCGGCGCGGGCGGTGGTCAGCAGCTTCTGGGCGGCTTCCTGCACCATGGTGTTGCGCAGGTCGTCGCGGGCCTGCTCGAAGGTCGGAGTCGGGGCGGTGCGCCGTTCCTCGACCTTGATGACATGCCAGCCATAGCGGGTCTGCACCGGCTTGTCGGAGACCTGGCCGGGCTTGAGCGCGAAGGCGGCTTCCGAGAACTCGGGCAGCATGTCGCCCTGCTTGAACCAGCCGAGATCGCCGCCCTGGGCGGCGCCCGGGTCGGTGCTGCGGGCCTTGGCGATGGCCGCGAAGTCGCCGCCCTTCTTCAGCTCGGCGATGATGGCCTTGGCATCGGCCTCGCTCGCCACCAGGATGTGACGGGCATGCACCTCCGGCGCGCCGGTCTTGCCGGCGATGTCGTGGTCATAGCGGGCGCGCACCGCCGCATCGCTGACCTGCGGGCCGATTTCGCGGTGGAACAGGGCGGATTGCAGCGCTTCCTCGGCGGCGCGGGCCATCTGCCGCTGCACCTGCGGATCCTTGTCGAGCCCCTGCCTGGTGGCGAGCAGGGCCACCGCCTTGCGGTCCACCAGCTGGTCGACCAGGGCGGGATAGAGCATCTGCGGCGGCATCGCCCGGTACTCGGGCGGCAGGGACTGGATGGCCCCCTGGACGTCGGAGAGTCGGATATCGGTGCTGTCCACCCGCGCGACCACGGGGTCGGCGGCGGCCGGCGGGGCGGAAGGGGCCGGCGCCTGGGCGCGGCCGGACACGGGAGCGGCGACCGCACAAAAGGCCGTCAAGGCCAGGATCGGTGCGGTCCTGGAGAGATGCCGCATGCTATGTTCCTTCTGAAAGCGGCCGGAGTTATGGCCGAAGCGTTCCCCCCTCACAACCTGCCGGGGGCCGTTTGCGGCGCGGAGCTGACGCCTGCTCGTTGACCGCGCACCGGTTGGGTCCTATCTGACTGGCCTGCCCAACACGAAGAATGGGGGGTGGGCGGCTGTGCGGCGCGCGGACGGGTCGTTCGCCGGGCCGCAATTGCCGTGCCGGCCCCAGGAAGGCTTTCCATGTTCGCCCGCTTCGCCCGAGCCATCTTCGGCACCTCGAACGACCGTGCGCTCAAGGCCTATCAGCGCCGGGTGCCGGAGATCAATGCCTTCGAGCCTGCACTGGCCGCGCTGTCGGACGAGGCGCTGCGCAACAAGACCATCGAATTCCGCGAGCGCCTCGCCAACGGGGCGACGCTCGACGAGTTGTTGCCCGAGGCCTTCGCGGTGGTGCGCGAGGCTTCCAAGCGCACGCTCGGCATGCGCCATTTCGACGTCCAGATGATCGGCGGCATGGTCCTGCACGAGGGCCAGATCGCCGAGATGAAGACCGGCGAGGGCAAGACCCTGGTCGCCACCCTGCCCGTCTACCTGAACGCGCTGGCCGGCAAGGGCGTGCACATCGTCACGGTCAACGACTACCTCGCCAGGCGCGACGCCGAATGGATGGGGCAGATCTATACCTTCCTCGGCATGTCCGTAGGCGTCATCGTGCACGGCCTGGAAGATACCGAGCGCCGCGCGCAATACGCCGCCGATATCACCTACGGCACGAACAACGAGTTCGGCTTCGACTACCTGCGCGACAACATGAAATATCGCCTGGAAGATATGGTCCAGCGCGATTTCTATTACGCGATCGTCGACGAGGTCGACTCGATCCTGATCGACGAGGCGCGCACGCCGCTGATCATTTCGGGTCCGGCCGAGGATTCCTCCGATCTCTACCGCACCGTCAACGCGGTGGTGCGCGAACTGGTGAAGGACGAATCGACCTACGAAAAGGACGAGAAGTTCCGCACGGTCACGCTGACCGAGGAAGGCACGCCCCGCGTCGAGGAAATGCTGCGCGAGGCCGGCATCCTCACCGAGGGCGGGCTTTATGACATCGCCAACGTGTCGGTCGTGCACCACGTGCAGCAATCGCTGCGCGCCCACACCCTGTTCGCCCGCGACGTGGACTATATCGTGCGCGACGACAAGGTAGTGCTGATCGACGAGTTCACCGGCCGCATGATGGAAGGCCGCCGCTTCTCCGAGGGGCTGCACCAGGCGCTGGAGGCCAAGGAAGCCGTCACCGTCCAGCCGGAGAACCAGACCCTCGCCTCGATCACCTTCCAGAACTATTTCCGCCTCTTCCCCAAACTGGCCGGCATGACCGGCACGGCGATGACCGAGGCCGACGAGTTCGCCGAGATCTACCGTCTGGGGGTGGTGGAGATCCCCACCAACGTGCCCTGCATCCGTCGCGACGAGGATGACGAGGTGTATCGCACCGCCGCGGAAAAATACGAGGCGGTGGCGAAACTGATCGAGGAGGCGCTCACGCGCCGCCAGCCGGTGCTGGTAGGCACGGTCAGCATCGAGAAGAGCGAGATCCTCTCCGAGATCCTCAAGAAGAAGAAGGTCCCGCACCAGGTGCTGAACGCGCGCTACCACGAGCAGGAAGCGCAGATCGTCGCCCAGGCCGGCGCCCCCGGCGCGATCACCATCGCCACCAACATGGCCGGCCGCGGCACCGACATCAAACTCGGCGGCAATTTCGAGATGCGGGTGAAGAACGAGGCGGCCGGCCTCGCCGATCCCGCCGAGCGCGCCGCCCGCGAAGCCACCATCCGCGCCGAGATCGAAAGCGGCTACGAGACAGTGAAGCAGGCCGGCGGCCTGTATGTGATCGGCACCGAGCGGCATGAAAGCCGGCGCATCGACAACCAGTTGCGCGGCCGCTCCGGCCGCCAGGGTGACCCGGGCGCGTCACGCTTCTTCCTCAGCCTCGAAGACGACCTGATGCGCATCTTCGGGTCGGACCGCATGGGCGGCATGCTGACCCGACTCGGGCTGAAGGACGGCGAGGCCATCGTCCATCCCTGGATCAACAAGGCGCTCGAGAAGGCCCAGAAGAAGGTCGAGGCCCGCAACTTCGACACGCGCAAGAACGTGCTGAAATATGACGACGTCATGAACGACCAGCGCCGCGAGGTGTATTCGCAGCGCCGCGAGTTCATGAAAGCGTCCGACGTGTCCGACACCCTCGCCGACATGCGCGCCGAGGTGATCGCCATCATGGTCGCCCGCCGCATTCCCGAGAAAGCCTACGCTGAGCAGTGGGAATCGGCCGAGCTTGCCGAGGACGTGCGGCGCCTGCTCAACCTCGACCTGCCGATCGTCGAGTGGGCGCGCGAGGAAGGCATCGACGAGAACGGCATCCGCGAACGCATCGAACAGGCGGCGGACGCGGCGATGGCGGCGAAGGCGGCCAATTTCGGGCCGGACCTGATGCGCTTCGTCGAAAAAAGCCTGCTGCTGCAGACGCTGGACGCGGTGTGGAAGGAACACCTGCTCGCCCTCGACCACCTGCGCCAGGGCATCGGCCTGCGCGCCTACGGCCAGCGCGATCCGCTGAACGAATACAAGACCGAGGCCTTCGCCCTGTTCAACGGCATGCTGGACGAGCTGCGTGAACGGGTGACCTCGCTGGTGGCGCGCGTCGAACTGGCTGGCGACGCCCCTGCCCCGACCGAACTGCCGCCGCTGCCCCGCGACATGGTGGCGAGCCACCCGGAACCGGCCATGGCCCTGGCCGGCGGCGACGTCGGCGATTACGACGCCGCCACCAGCCGCGTGACGGCCATGCCGATGCGGACCGACACGGTGGACCCGAAGGACCCGGCCACCTGGGCCAACTCCCCGCGCAACGCCCCCTGCCCCTGCGGCAGCGGCAAGAAGTTCAAGCACTGCCACGGGCGGACGATGTAACTGCCCATAAGCGTTAGGAAAGGCCAGGGCTCCGCCCTGGACCTGCCAAGGGCCACAAGGCCCTTGGATCCCATTCTCGCTGCGCGGCAAAGCAAGTGTAGGGCGGATAAGCGCAGCGCCATCCGCCATCGCAAGATGGCCACCTCGTGGAGCGTTGCGTTGGCGGATGGCGCTGCGCTTATCCGCCCTACATGACTGGACCGGCCAGGAGCCTTTTGGACCTTGGTCGGTCCAAGGCGGGACCTTGCCCTTCTAAACCAGCCGCCCGTCGACGATCCGGATGCGACGATCGGCGGTCGCCGCGAGTCCTTCGTCGTGGGTCACCGCGATGACGGTGCGTCCCTCCCGCGCGAGATCGCGCAGGATCGTGAACACGGCGGCAGCGTTGCGGGTATCGAGCGCCCCGGTCGGCTCGTCGGCGAGCAGGAATTCCGGATCGTTGGCCAGGGCGCGCGCCACCGCGGTGCGTTGGCGTTGCCCTCCCGAGAGGGCGTCCGGCCGCTTATGCGCGACCGGCAGCATGTCGAGCGCCCCCAGCAGCGACTCGGCGCGGGCGTGCATGTCGCCGGTGTGGAATCGCCCGAGCTGGCGCATCGGCAGCATGACGTTTTCCAGCACGGTGAATTCCGGCAGCAGGAAATGGAACTGGAAGACGAAGCCGAAGCGTTCCAGCCGCACCCGTGCGCGTTGCTCGCCGTCGAGTTCCGCGGTGGACGCGCCCTCGACCAGCACATCGCCGCCGGTCGGCGGATCGAGCAGGCCGAGCAGGTACAGCAGCGAGGATTTGCCCGAGCCGGACGGGCCGGTGATGACGGCGAAGTCGCCGGGGGTGAAGTCGAGGTCGATGCCTTCCACCAGGGTGGTGGGCACCGGGCCGGGCAGGATCCGGGTCAGGCCCCTTGCCTGCAGCGAGGGCTGCATCACATCGCCCCGCGGATGATGGTCAGCGGATCGCTGCGGGCGGCGCGGCGGGCGGGCAGCCAGGAGGCGGCCAGGGCCGAGACGAAGGCGATGGTGGCGGCCACGCCGTAGATCCAGGGCGCCCGGGCGATGCGCAGCGTCTCCGAGGGATCGGTGGCGCCCGGCGCCGGCACCATCGCCAGGCCCGCCGAGAGCAGCCAGCCCAGCAGGGCGCCCGCGGAGATCCCGAGCAGGCCGACGATCACGCCTTCGATGACGAAGATCGCCACCACGTCGCCGCTGGCGAAGCCGATCGAGCGCAGGATGGCGATGTCGCGCGCCTTCTCCATCACCACGGTGGAGATGATGTTGAAGATGCCGAAGGCGGCCACCACCAGCACCGCACCGGTGGCGAAGAACATGATGGCGTTCTGCAACACGAATACGTCCAGGATACGCGCGTAGGTCTCTTCCCAGGGGGCCGCCTTGTAGCCCCAGCGGCCTTCGAGCGCGGCGGCGACCGGGATCGAGCGGCTGATGTCGGCGAGCCGGATATGGATCTCGTTCACCACGCGCGGGCGGGCCTGCATGGATTGCTGCTTGGTCAGGTTGACCAGCACCTGGCTGGTGTCCTGCTGTTCGAGGCCGGTTCGGAAGATGCCCACGACCCGCAGCGTGGTGGCGATATTGGCCGGGGTGGCGACGGCGATGGTGTCGCCGAGGGCCACTCCCATCCGGTTGGCCAGGGTGATGCCCAGCACGATGCCGTCCTCGCGGCCCCCGAGTGCCTCGATGCTGCCCTGGACCATGTCGGTCTGCAGGGTGGTGACGCGCAGCTCCCGCACCGGGTCGATGCCGAGCGCGGTGACGGCGAAGTCGCGCCCGGCCCGGCGCAGCAGCAACTGGCCGCGCAGCGTGGGCGCGGCATCGAGGCCGGGCATGGCGGCGAGCGCATCGAGGATGCCGCCAGCGGCGGAGATGCCGCGCACCGGGTCGCGCGGCACGATGCGCGCGACCTGCACCGCCGCGGCGGGATGCAGCATCTGCAGGGGTTGCGGCGCCGGCCGGCGGGTCTCGTCGGTGATGGTGACGTGCGGGTTGGTCTCGATGATCTGGTTGCGGAAATAGCTCTGGAAACCCTGCATCAGCCCGGTCATCGAGATGAACACGCCGACGCCAAGGGTGACGCCGAGCACGGAAACCAGGGTCTGGCGCCGCCGCATGCGCAGATGGGCGAGCGCGATGGCCAGCGGCAGCGGGATCATGAGGCCTTGGGATCGGGCCGGCCCCGCACGGCCTGCCCGTCCTTCAGCCGATCCGGGGTAGTGGCCACGATCACGTCGGAGCTGGCCAGGCCCTGGCGGATCTCGACCGCCTCGGCCCCGGCGGCGCCGGTCTGCACCTCGGTGCGGCGAGCCTGGCCATCGACCACGCGGAACACCCAGGCCCGCCCCGGCCGCCCGCCGAGCGGCGGGTCGTGATGCACCGCGGTGGCGGGCACCAGCAGGGCATCGCGGCGCTCGGCCACCACCACGTTCACGTCCACCGTCATGCCGATCATCAGCTTCGTGTCCGCCGGCAGGTTGGCCTCGACGCGGAAGGTGCGGGTGGCGGTCTCGCCACGGCGGCGGATATTGGTGACCTGGGCGGGGAAGGCCTCGTCGGGGAAGGCGTCGGCGCGGATCGCCACCTTCGCGCCCATGCGCACCTGGGGGATGTCGCGCTCGTCCACGTCGGCGGCGACCCGCAGCCGGGCGGTGGAGGCGATCTCGAACAGGGTGGCGTTGGCGGCGACGGTCTCGCCGGGCTCGACCGGGCGCTTCATCACCAGCGCGTCGAGTGGCGCGGTGATGCTGTATTCCTCGAGCTGGCGGGCCATGAGCTGCAGGCCCGCGACCGCCTGGTCGCGTTCCTGCACGGCGCGTTCGAGCTGGGCGGCGGACCGCACGCCACGGTCGATCAGGTCGCGGGTGCGCACGAGTTCCTGCTCGGCGACGACGAGCCGGGCGCGGGCGTCCTCGACGCGCTGGCGGGGCTGACGGTCATCGAGTCGGGCGAGCACCTGGCCGCCGCGAACCCGGTCACCTTCCTCGGCGCCGAGGGAGAGGATGCGGCCGGCCACCATGGTGCCGACGCGGGCGGTGTCGATCGCCTCCACCACCCCGGTGGCATAGACCGCTTCCAGGGCCGGGCCGCGGGTCGGGTGGATCACCTCGACCGGGATCGCCTGAAACCAGCGCGACCACACCACGAAGGCAATGGCGATGGCGACCAGCACGAGCACCAGGGCCAGCCGCAACGGCCGCCGGCGTGGGGGGGCTCCCAGCGGGGCGAGCGGACGCGGCCCGGGGGCGAGTGGTGGCAAGCCGCGCGACGGTGCCGGCAGGCCGGCATCCCGCCGCGCCGAGGAAGATCGCATTTCCTGGTTGGCGAGATCATGCATTGGCGCGCTCTGTACCTGCCTCGTGACGCATGCGCCATGAGGCAGGTCAAGATCCTGGAGTTCCGCTGGCGCCGCTCACCTGTCCGTGGTCAGGACAGGGTCAATTTTTGGACAGTTACCGTTCAGTGCGGTGCCGGTCAGTTCAGGCCGGTCGCCAGTCCTTCCAGCGCGGCGAAATCCCGGATGGCGATCTCCGAGGCGCTGGGGATGTCGATCAGCCGCTCGCTCTTGAAGCGCGTCAGGGTGCGGCTGACGGTCTCGATGGTCAGGCCGAGATAGTCGGCGATGTCGCTGCGGGTCATCGGCAGCGTGACCTTGTCGGCCGGACGGGAACTGCAGGGCAGGACTCCGCTCGCCATGTTGACCGCCCGCACCACCAGGAACGAGGCCAGACGCTCCCGCGCGGTCTTGCGCCCGAGCAGCAGCATCTGCTCCTGTGCCGCGACAAGTTCATTGGAGGCGACCTCCAGCAGGCGTTTTTCCATTGCCGGGAAGTCGTCGAGCAGGGCCTTGAGCTTGGCGCGGGAGAAGCGGCAGACGCGCATCGGCTCCACCGCCTCGGCGCCGAAGGCGTAGGTCGAGGAGACAGCGAGGCCCAGGAAGGTGCCGACGCAGGCGAAGCCGGTGATCT from Rhodovastum atsumiense harbors:
- the argJ gene encoding bifunctional glutamate N-acetyltransferase/amino-acid acetyltransferase ArgJ; this translates as MPPAVSPLAVPLPSLAPLAGVRLGAAAAGIRYRGRTDLVMVELTPGTTAAGVFTRNRCPGAPVDWCRAALKGGKARGVVINAGNANVFTGRAGAEAAKASAEAAAALIGCRPREVMLASTGVIGEVLPHERLTAALPALHASLHDDAWEAAARGIMTTDTFPKGAVRRVRIGDTEVTIQGFAKGSGMIAPDMATMLCFVFTDAKLPAAVLQSLLQKGVAGSFNCTTVDSDTSTSDTVLLFATGQAKHPRVPPEGGRMLREFKAALDDLLLDLALQVVRDGEGAQKLVRIDVTGAVSSGSAKRVAMAIANSPLVKTAIAGEDANWGRIVMAVGKAGEPADRDLISVAVGGVWMARQGGVVEGYDEAPVVAHMKGREVAIEVDLGLGRGRATAWTCDLTHGYIDINGSYRS
- a CDS encoding peptidylprolyl isomerase, producing MRHLSRTAPILALTAFCAVAAPVSGRAQAPAPSAPPAAADPVVARVDSTDIRLSDVQGAIQSLPPEYRAMPPQMLYPALVDQLVDRKAVALLATRQGLDKDPQVQRQMARAAEEALQSALFHREIGPQVSDAAVRARYDHDIAGKTGAPEVHARHILVASEADAKAIIAELKKGGDFAAIAKARSTDPGAAQGGDLGWFKQGDMLPEFSEAAFALKPGQVSDKPVQTRYGWHVIKVEERRTAPTPTFEQARDDLRNTMVQEAAQKLLTTARAGVKVEKFNLDGMMPRATDGAEPPPAPAK
- the secA gene encoding preprotein translocase subunit SecA codes for the protein MFARFARAIFGTSNDRALKAYQRRVPEINAFEPALAALSDEALRNKTIEFRERLANGATLDELLPEAFAVVREASKRTLGMRHFDVQMIGGMVLHEGQIAEMKTGEGKTLVATLPVYLNALAGKGVHIVTVNDYLARRDAEWMGQIYTFLGMSVGVIVHGLEDTERRAQYAADITYGTNNEFGFDYLRDNMKYRLEDMVQRDFYYAIVDEVDSILIDEARTPLIISGPAEDSSDLYRTVNAVVRELVKDESTYEKDEKFRTVTLTEEGTPRVEEMLREAGILTEGGLYDIANVSVVHHVQQSLRAHTLFARDVDYIVRDDKVVLIDEFTGRMMEGRRFSEGLHQALEAKEAVTVQPENQTLASITFQNYFRLFPKLAGMTGTAMTEADEFAEIYRLGVVEIPTNVPCIRRDEDDEVYRTAAEKYEAVAKLIEEALTRRQPVLVGTVSIEKSEILSEILKKKKVPHQVLNARYHEQEAQIVAQAGAPGAITIATNMAGRGTDIKLGGNFEMRVKNEAAGLADPAERAAREATIRAEIESGYETVKQAGGLYVIGTERHESRRIDNQLRGRSGRQGDPGASRFFLSLEDDLMRIFGSDRMGGMLTRLGLKDGEAIVHPWINKALEKAQKKVEARNFDTRKNVLKYDDVMNDQRREVYSQRREFMKASDVSDTLADMRAEVIAIMVARRIPEKAYAEQWESAELAEDVRRLLNLDLPIVEWAREEGIDENGIRERIEQAADAAMAAKAANFGPDLMRFVEKSLLLQTLDAVWKEHLLALDHLRQGIGLRAYGQRDPLNEYKTEAFALFNGMLDELRERVTSLVARVELAGDAPAPTELPPLPRDMVASHPEPAMALAGGDVGDYDAATSRVTAMPMRTDTVDPKDPATWANSPRNAPCPCGSGKKFKHCHGRTM
- a CDS encoding ABC transporter ATP-binding protein, which translates into the protein MQPSLQARGLTRILPGPVPTTLVEGIDLDFTPGDFAVITGPSGSGKSSLLYLLGLLDPPTGGDVLVEGASTAELDGEQRARVRLERFGFVFQFHFLLPEFTVLENVMLPMRQLGRFHTGDMHARAESLLGALDMLPVAHKRPDALSGGQRQRTAVARALANDPEFLLADEPTGALDTRNAAAVFTILRDLAREGRTVIAVTHDEGLAATADRRIRIVDGRLV
- a CDS encoding ABC transporter permease, with protein sequence MIPLPLAIALAHLRMRRRQTLVSVLGVTLGVGVFISMTGLMQGFQSYFRNQIIETNPHVTITDETRRPAPQPLQMLHPAAAVQVARIVPRDPVRGISAAGGILDALAAMPGLDAAPTLRGQLLLRRAGRDFAVTALGIDPVRELRVTTLQTDMVQGSIEALGGREDGIVLGITLANRMGVALGDTIAVATPANIATTLRVVGIFRTGLEQQDTSQVLVNLTKQQSMQARPRVVNEIHIRLADISRSIPVAAALEGRWGYKAAPWEETYARILDVFVLQNAIMFFATGAVLVVAAFGIFNIISTVVMEKARDIAILRSIGFASGDVVAIFVIEGVIVGLLGISAGALLGWLLSAGLAMVPAPGATDPSETLRIARAPWIYGVAATIAFVSALAASWLPARRAARSDPLTIIRGAM
- a CDS encoding efflux RND transporter periplasmic adaptor subunit — translated: MHDLANQEMRSSSARRDAGLPAPSRGLPPLAPGPRPLAPLGAPPRRRPLRLALVLVLVAIAIAFVVWSRWFQAIPVEVIHPTRGPALEAVYATGVVEAIDTARVGTMVAGRILSLGAEEGDRVRGGQVLARLDDRQPRQRVEDARARLVVAEQELVRTRDLIDRGVRSAAQLERAVQERDQAVAGLQLMARQLEEYSITAPLDALVMKRPVEPGETVAANATLFEIASTARLRVAADVDERDIPQVRMGAKVAIRADAFPDEAFPAQVTNIRRRGETATRTFRVEANLPADTKLMIGMTVDVNVVVAERRDALLVPATAVHHDPPLGGRPGRAWVFRVVDGQARRTEVQTGAAGAEAVEIRQGLASSDVIVATTPDRLKDGQAVRGRPDPKAS
- a CDS encoding Crp/Fnr family transcriptional regulator; the encoded protein is MMTPVRARPLVVEPIRPTDPCTNCEARSFSVCNAIEAKDLERLAALAVPLAIDAGRTFIEEGDTAEHFFNVTAGTAKLFKLLPDGRRQITGFACVGTFLGLAVSSTYAFGAEAVEPMRVCRFSRAKLKALLDDFPAMEKRLLEVASNELVAAQEQMLLLGRKTARERLASFLVVRAVNMASGVLPCSSRPADKVTLPMTRSDIADYLGLTIETVSRTLTRFKSERLIDIPSASEIAIRDFAALEGLATGLN